The Longimicrobiaceae bacterium genomic interval TCCTGCAGCAGATCCGCCTTCACGGCCACGTCCCGCGCCACGTCGCCATCATCATGGACGGCAACGGGCGCTGGGCGCGCGAGCGCGGGCGCCCGCGCGAGTTCGGGCACCGGGCGGGGATGGCGGCCGTGCGCGAGGCGGTGGAGGGCGCCACGGACGCCGGGGTGGAGGTGCTCACCCTCTTCGCCTTCTCGCAGGAGAACTGGCACCGCCCGCGGGGCGAGGTGTCCGCGCTGATGTCGCTCCTGCAGCTGTACGTCCGCAGGGAGCAGCGCGAGCTGCGGGAGAAGGGCGTCGAGGTGAGCGTCATCGGCGACCTGTCGCGCCTGGGGCCGCGCACCCGCCGCGCGCTGGAGGGGATCGTGGAGCACACGCGCGGGGGCACGCGGCTGCGCCTGAACCTGGCGGTGAGCTACGGCGCCCGGGGCGAGATCGTGCGCGCCGCGCGCACCCTGGCCGAGCGGGTGCGGGCGGGGACGCTGGCCCCGGAGGACATCGACGAGGCGCTCTTCGCCTCCGAGCTGTACACCGCCCGCGACCCCGACCCGGACCTGCTGATCCGCACCTCGGGGGAGCACCGGATCTCCAACTTCATGCTCTGGCAGCTCGCCTACACGGAGCTGCACGTCACCCCCGTGCTCTGGCCGGACTTCGGCCGGGAGCACCTCTTCCAGGCGATCCGCGACTTCCAGCGCCGGGAGCGGCGCTTCGGGCGCGTCGCCGCGACCTGAGGCAACGCCGGTGGTGCTTTCGGAGACCGCGAAGCGGGTGGCCGTGGCGGTGGTGGGGATCCCCATCGCGCTCGGCGCCGTGTACGCGGGCGGGTTCGTGCTGGGCGGCCTGGTGGCCGTGGCGGCGGTGCTCGCGGTGCTGGAGTTCTTCCGCATGTCGGAGCGGAAGGTGGCGCGGCCGCTCGCCTCCCTGGGCGCGGCCGGGGCGGGGGGGCTGGTCCTCCTGGCCGCCGCTTTCCCGGAGGCGGGGCCCGGCGGGGCCGGGTTCGCCTGGATCCTGGCGCTCTTCGTCATGGCCGTGGTGACGACCGCCATCTGGACGCGCGGCGTGGAGGGGGAGCCGCTCCTGTCCGTCTCCACCACCGTGTTCGGGGCGCTGTACACGGGGGGACTCCTCTCCTACGGCCTCTTCCTCCGCCACCTCCCGCCGGAGCCCGACCCCTGGCACGGCACCGCGCTGGTGTTCGCGCCGCTCCTCCTCACCTGGGCGAGCGACACCTTCGCCTACTTCGTGGGCCGCGCCTTCGGGCGGCGGAAGCTGATCCCGCGGGTGAGCCCGGGGAAGACGGTGGAGGGCGCGCTCGGCGCGCTGGTGGGGACGGTCCTGGTGGCGGTGGGGTACTCGCTCGTCCTCGTCCGCTTCCCGAGCTACCGGATGGGCCTGGCTGAGGCGGCGGTCTTCGGG includes:
- a CDS encoding isoprenyl transferase, coding for MPSDLLQQIRLHGHVPRHVAIIMDGNGRWARERGRPREFGHRAGMAAVREAVEGATDAGVEVLTLFAFSQENWHRPRGEVSALMSLLQLYVRREQRELREKGVEVSVIGDLSRLGPRTRRALEGIVEHTRGGTRLRLNLAVSYGARGEIVRAARTLAERVRAGTLAPEDIDEALFASELYTARDPDPDLLIRTSGEHRISNFMLWQLAYTELHVTPVLWPDFGREHLFQAIRDFQRRERRFGRVAAT
- a CDS encoding phosphatidate cytidylyltransferase — its product is MLSETAKRVAVAVVGIPIALGAVYAGGFVLGGLVAVAAVLAVLEFFRMSERKVARPLASLGAAGAGGLVLLAAAFPEAGPGGAGFAWILALFVMAVVTTAIWTRGVEGEPLLSVSTTVFGALYTGGLLSYGLFLRHLPPEPDPWHGTALVFAPLLLTWASDTFAYFVGRAFGRRKLIPRVSPGKTVEGALGALVGTVLVAVGYSLVLVRFPSYRMGLAEAAVFGVLISVAAQVGDLAESLLKRDAGVKDSGVLLPGHGGALDRFDSLLFTLPLAYLFFRFVVGVG